One window from the genome of Pseudoalteromonas sp. '520P1 No. 423' encodes:
- a CDS encoding TonB-dependent receptor domain-containing protein — MINNKLAKAVRLAMAFGAASTVALSANVSAAEEGAEEVERIEVTGSRIKRTDMESASPVTVITAEQMKVQGIQDVGQFLQSSAVMSGSPAMTTTNNGGNGSTGVELRGLGSSRTLVLVNGRRPVSDDFQTIPSSMVKRIEILKDGASATYGADAVAGVVNIITRKDFEGVELTLQTKGSFDVSANEETGFSLVMGKAFDAGHLVVGVDFVDQSAVYQGDTPIDFMNYPWQVWGDAGEASFHKNGLIGSGDDMNVIVVGSGSVPCGNFYLQHGPSQTNDTCDGGRPGLGDMRDFVGSGPNNDTYNYAPVNYLQTPYKKLNVFIEGSFDINDSTRAYTETRINKRTSRQELAAVPYDTRYDPAYSGLYGKTEADGTPVLGDDGQQVMVEFNGVSKDNYYNPFGEDVLRSRRRMLEGGRSFEQDIVGFQQVIGFEGEINDDWYYDVNYNYGYTQNTSTDFGQLFGPNLAKAMGPSFKDSNGNVVCGTAASPISDCVSMNVFGGPGSVTQEMLDYVTAPLVDASNYTVQTLTAFVGGDVFELPAGVVSGGFGFEYRKEEAEAQVDSGKFMSAVTGNKSKGTNGDYDVTSLFTEFRIPLLTDSVVAENLDAKVGLRYDDFSAFGASTTYQLGMEWKVVDSLLVRGTYGTVFRAPGIGSLYGPESDSFPSATDPCSTSNWGSLTAAQQGYCTADGVPVGGSNNLDSQQLARVGGNQELKPEEGDTLTVGFAYSPEFVEGLGITLDYWSIEIEKVIDGVGANDSLKGCYLGGIAELCGNVERTNGEISRLSAKSSNLSRMTAKGIDFEANYGLEALGGEMKFNYSMTHTLERENQIYNAETFEFEMKDLAGLFENDTSYAKNKANLNVSYSLDDLTISYGMNYIGELEYSELLYWGTTLSDPNDPNSPVNTYKVDSMVYHDITATYNFDFGTVVSAGITNLTDEAPPYIEPANNGNTDESNYRLFGKSWFVRLTHTF; from the coding sequence ATGATAAATAACAAACTAGCAAAAGCAGTTCGCTTAGCGATGGCTTTTGGTGCTGCTTCAACAGTAGCATTATCTGCAAATGTTTCAGCGGCTGAAGAAGGCGCTGAAGAAGTAGAGCGTATTGAAGTAACTGGTTCACGTATTAAACGTACAGATATGGAATCAGCATCACCTGTTACTGTAATTACTGCTGAACAAATGAAAGTTCAAGGTATTCAAGATGTAGGTCAATTCCTACAAAGCAGTGCTGTAATGTCTGGTTCACCAGCTATGACAACTACCAATAATGGTGGTAATGGTTCTACTGGTGTTGAGCTTCGTGGTTTAGGTTCTTCACGTACTCTTGTTCTAGTTAATGGCCGTCGTCCAGTATCTGATGACTTCCAAACTATTCCTAGCTCAATGGTTAAGCGCATTGAAATTTTAAAAGATGGTGCTTCTGCAACTTACGGTGCAGATGCTGTTGCTGGTGTTGTAAACATCATCACTCGTAAAGATTTTGAAGGTGTAGAATTAACTCTACAAACTAAAGGTTCATTTGACGTAAGTGCAAATGAAGAAACTGGTTTTAGCCTAGTAATGGGTAAAGCTTTTGATGCTGGTCATTTAGTTGTAGGTGTTGATTTTGTTGACCAGTCAGCTGTTTATCAAGGCGATACTCCAATCGATTTCATGAACTACCCTTGGCAAGTTTGGGGTGATGCAGGTGAAGCATCTTTCCATAAAAATGGCTTAATTGGTTCTGGCGATGATATGAATGTTATTGTTGTTGGTTCAGGTTCAGTTCCTTGTGGTAATTTCTATTTACAACATGGTCCAAGCCAAACTAATGATACATGTGATGGTGGTAGACCTGGTTTAGGTGATATGCGTGATTTTGTTGGCAGTGGTCCAAACAATGACACATATAACTACGCACCTGTAAACTACTTACAAACGCCATACAAAAAATTAAATGTATTTATCGAAGGTTCATTTGATATCAATGACTCAACTCGTGCATATACAGAAACTCGTATTAACAAACGTACTTCGCGTCAAGAACTAGCTGCTGTTCCTTACGATACACGTTATGATCCTGCTTATTCAGGACTATATGGTAAAACTGAAGCTGACGGTACACCGGTACTAGGTGATGATGGCCAGCAAGTAATGGTTGAGTTTAATGGTGTATCTAAAGATAACTATTACAACCCATTTGGTGAAGACGTTCTTCGTTCACGTCGTCGTATGTTAGAAGGTGGTCGTAGCTTTGAACAAGATATAGTTGGTTTCCAACAAGTTATCGGTTTTGAAGGTGAGATCAATGATGATTGGTATTATGATGTAAACTATAACTATGGTTATACACAAAATACATCAACTGACTTTGGTCAATTATTTGGTCCAAACTTAGCAAAAGCTATGGGTCCTTCATTCAAAGACAGCAATGGTAATGTTGTTTGTGGTACTGCAGCTTCACCAATCTCTGATTGTGTATCTATGAATGTATTTGGTGGTCCAGGTTCTGTTACTCAAGAAATGCTTGATTACGTAACTGCACCTCTAGTTGATGCAAGTAACTATACAGTACAAACACTTACAGCTTTCGTTGGTGGTGATGTATTTGAATTGCCAGCTGGCGTAGTTTCTGGTGGTTTTGGTTTTGAATACCGTAAAGAAGAAGCTGAAGCTCAAGTAGATTCAGGTAAATTTATGAGTGCTGTGACTGGTAACAAGTCTAAAGGTACTAACGGTGATTACGATGTAACAAGTTTATTTACTGAGTTCCGTATTCCATTATTAACAGACTCTGTAGTTGCTGAAAACTTAGATGCAAAAGTTGGTTTACGTTACGATGACTTTAGCGCATTTGGTGCATCAACTACATACCAATTAGGTATGGAGTGGAAAGTTGTTGATTCGTTATTAGTTCGTGGTACATACGGCACAGTATTCCGAGCACCTGGTATTGGTTCTTTATACGGTCCAGAAAGTGACTCATTCCCTTCAGCAACAGATCCATGTAGTACGTCTAACTGGGGTTCATTAACTGCTGCTCAACAAGGTTACTGTACTGCTGATGGTGTTCCTGTTGGTGGTTCTAACAACCTAGATTCACAGCAATTAGCTCGTGTAGGTGGTAACCAAGAACTTAAGCCTGAGGAAGGTGATACATTAACAGTAGGTTTTGCTTACTCTCCTGAATTTGTAGAAGGTTTAGGAATTACACTTGATTATTGGTCAATCGAAATTGAAAAAGTAATTGATGGTGTTGGCGCAAATGATTCACTTAAAGGTTGTTACTTAGGTGGAATCGCTGAATTATGTGGCAATGTTGAACGTACAAATGGTGAAATTTCTCGTCTAAGTGCAAAATCAAGCAACCTAAGTCGTATGACTGCAAAAGGTATTGACTTTGAAGCTAACTACGGCTTAGAAGCTCTTGGCGGCGAAATGAAGTTCAACTACTCTATGACTCATACTCTAGAGCGTGAAAACCAAATTTATAACGCTGAAACGTTTGAATTTGAAATGAAAGATTTAGCTGGCTTATTTGAAAATGATACAAGCTATGCTAAAAACAAAGCTAATTTAAATGTAAGCTACTCTTTGGATGATTTAACAATTTCGTACGGTATGAATTATATCGGTGAACTTGAGTATTCAGAGCTTCTTTACTGGGGTACTACATTGAGTGATCCTAATGATCCTAATAGCCCTGTAAACACTTACAAAGTTGATTCAATGGTTTACCATGATATCACTGCAACTTATAACTTTGATTTTGGTACAGTTGTTTCTGCAGGTATTACTAACTTAACAGATGAAGCTCCTCCATACATCGAGCCTGCAAATAACGGTAATACAGATGAAAGTAATTACCGTTTATTTGGAAAAAGCTGGTTTGTTCGTTTAACTCATACTTTCTAA
- a CDS encoding DUF3450 domain-containing protein translates to MSVKIRKSLVASALVGAFALASNNVIADPLNDLHKAEAKIHKAAVKSQVKIDNVYEQTQELIAEYRSVVDEREIIKVYNDHVARLVADQNASIESFNDQIAEIDKTKQNVVPLMYRMIDTLEQFIKADVPFNTEKRLARIELLRSTMVSSQVTTSEKYRQVLEAYLIEKDYSSVVNATQGVLKLDGRDITVDFAQVGRISYVAQSLDMKNAWVWNNTSGSWDALGEEYLKPVTTLIRMARKQASFDLVKLPIFGAE, encoded by the coding sequence ATGTCTGTTAAAATCAGAAAGAGCCTTGTAGCATCTGCGTTGGTTGGCGCATTTGCATTAGCAAGCAATAATGTGATTGCAGATCCTTTGAATGACCTTCATAAAGCTGAAGCGAAAATTCATAAGGCCGCTGTAAAATCACAAGTTAAAATCGACAATGTATATGAACAAACTCAAGAGTTAATCGCTGAGTACCGCTCTGTTGTTGACGAAAGAGAAATCATTAAAGTTTATAACGATCACGTAGCACGTTTGGTTGCAGACCAAAATGCTTCAATCGAATCTTTTAATGATCAAATCGCAGAAATCGATAAAACGAAACAAAACGTTGTGCCTTTGATGTATCGCATGATCGATACGCTTGAGCAATTCATCAAAGCGGACGTTCCATTCAATACTGAAAAACGTTTAGCACGTATTGAACTACTTCGTAGCACTATGGTTAGCTCTCAAGTAACGACTTCTGAGAAATACCGTCAAGTACTTGAAGCATATCTTATTGAAAAAGATTACAGTTCAGTTGTTAACGCTACTCAAGGTGTATTGAAACTAGATGGTCGTGATATCACTGTAGATTTCGCTCAAGTTGGTCGTATCTCTTACGTTGCTCAGTCTTTAGACATGAAAAACGCATGGGTATGGAACAACACGTCAGGATCTTGGGATGCTTTAGGTGAAGAATACCTAAAACCAGTAACAACTCTTATCCGTATGGCACGTAAGCAAGCGTCATTCGATCTTGTTAAACTACCTATCTTTGGCGCGGAGTAA
- a CDS encoding MotA/TolQ/ExbB proton channel family protein, with protein MKKLFKGFAVAAVLSVSAGAALNAHADTASLDKILEQVKKDRISEGKINKQREQEFLSARADKKALHNKAKRELAAEKARGEQLKKQYAQNEITLAEKEQALENAKGTLGEMFGVVRRAASETIGSIEASLVSAQKPGREVVLRSLAEAKKLPTTRELEELWIALQTEMTESAKVSKFDAEVAQLDGATSMMQVTRIGNFNLVSEQGYLIYHPETKQIQPLGRQPDGHIVGSASDLISASAGSYSGFYLDPTRGSILRLNTQKATPEDRFHQGGTVGYVIAVLLVVGFLIGFVRLAALTVIGGKMKAQLKNVNAPSDKNPLGRILKVYSDNKNQDVENLELKLDEAIMKETPSIEAGINIIKIFAAIAPLLGLLGTVVGMIETFQQITLFGTGDPKIMAGSISMALVTTALGLIAALPLIFLHAVVHARSKSIVHVLEEQSAGIIAAHAEKEKA; from the coding sequence ATGAAGAAACTTTTTAAAGGTTTTGCTGTTGCTGCAGTACTATCAGTTTCTGCTGGTGCAGCATTAAATGCTCACGCAGATACAGCTTCTCTAGATAAAATTTTAGAGCAAGTAAAAAAAGATCGTATCTCTGAAGGTAAAATTAATAAGCAACGTGAGCAAGAATTCCTTTCTGCTCGTGCAGACAAAAAAGCTTTGCATAATAAAGCAAAACGCGAACTAGCTGCTGAAAAAGCACGTGGTGAGCAGCTTAAAAAGCAATATGCACAAAATGAAATTACTTTAGCAGAAAAAGAGCAAGCGCTTGAAAATGCTAAAGGTACACTTGGTGAAATGTTTGGTGTTGTACGTCGTGCTGCATCTGAAACAATTGGTTCAATTGAAGCTTCTTTAGTAAGCGCTCAAAAACCAGGTCGCGAAGTTGTATTACGTTCATTAGCAGAAGCTAAAAAACTTCCTACAACTCGTGAACTAGAAGAGTTATGGATTGCACTTCAAACTGAAATGACTGAGTCTGCTAAAGTATCTAAATTTGATGCTGAAGTTGCTCAACTTGACGGTGCAACTAGCATGATGCAAGTTACTCGTATTGGTAACTTCAACTTAGTTAGCGAACAAGGTTACTTAATCTACCACCCAGAAACTAAGCAAATCCAACCTTTAGGTCGTCAACCAGACGGTCATATCGTAGGTTCTGCTTCTGATTTAATATCAGCTTCAGCTGGTTCATACTCAGGTTTCTACTTAGATCCAACTCGTGGTTCAATCCTTCGTCTTAACACGCAAAAAGCGACACCAGAAGACCGTTTCCACCAAGGTGGAACAGTTGGTTACGTAATCGCAGTGTTATTAGTTGTTGGTTTCCTAATTGGTTTCGTACGTTTAGCTGCGCTTACTGTTATCGGTGGCAAAATGAAAGCACAACTTAAGAATGTTAACGCACCAAGTGACAAAAACCCACTAGGTCGTATTCTTAAAGTTTACAGCGACAACAAAAACCAAGATGTTGAAAACCTTGAGTTGAAACTTGATGAAGCTATCATGAAAGAAACTCCAAGCATTGAAGCTGGTATCAATATTATCAAGATTTTCGCAGCTATCGCTCCGTTACTAGGTCTACTAGGTACGGTTGTTGGTATGATCGAAACTTTCCAACAAATTACTTTGTTTGGTACAGGTGACCCGAAAATCATGGCTGGTTCAATCTCAATGGCTCTAGTAACAACTGCTCTAGGTCTAATTGCTGCACTACCATTAATTTTCTTACACGCTGTTGTACATGCGCGTAGTAAATCAATCGTGCACGTTCTTGAAGAGCAAAGCGCTGGTATCATCGCAGCTCACGCAGAGAAGGAAAAAGCCTAA
- a CDS encoding MotA/TolQ/ExbB proton channel family protein encodes MLFLIELWESVRDFVATGGQVLYVVAIALFIMWVLMIERYWFLTTEFPRMKKGIIASWDARQDTTSWYAHRIREAWISEASENLSQRMLLIKTLVAVCPLIGLLGTVTGMIAVFETMASQGTGNARLMAAGISMATIPTMAGMVAALSGVFFSTRLEAKAKVARASLIDSLPHH; translated from the coding sequence ATGTTATTCCTGATAGAGTTATGGGAATCTGTCAGGGATTTTGTGGCTACAGGCGGCCAAGTACTTTATGTGGTCGCGATAGCACTTTTCATTATGTGGGTATTAATGATAGAGCGTTATTGGTTCTTAACTACCGAGTTTCCTCGTATGAAAAAAGGAATAATCGCTAGTTGGGATGCCCGCCAGGATACTACATCCTGGTACGCACACAGAATTCGTGAAGCATGGATTTCTGAAGCGTCCGAAAATTTAAGCCAGCGCATGTTGTTGATTAAAACTTTGGTAGCTGTTTGTCCTTTAATCGGACTGTTAGGTACTGTAACTGGTATGATCGCTGTTTTTGAAACAATGGCAAGCCAAGGTACAGGTAACGCACGTTTAATGGCAGCTGGTATATCAATGGCAACAATTCCGACTATGGCTGGAATGGTTGCGGCGCTATCTGGTGTATTTTTTAGTACACGTCTTGAAGCTAAAGCGAAAGTTGCTCGCGCTTCATTAATTGATAGTCTGCCACATCACTAG
- a CDS encoding biopolymer transporter ExbD codes for MARKQRFREEEDAAVDMTPMLDIVFIMLIFFIVTTSFVKEAGIEVNKPKAAQASKQKNANIFIAINARGEVHMDKSVVDIERVSAKLESLLAEQPTDVVIIQADKEAKHGIVVKVMDAIKTTGVSRISIAGVP; via the coding sequence ATGGCACGTAAACAACGTTTTCGTGAAGAAGAAGACGCTGCAGTAGATATGACACCGATGCTAGATATCGTTTTCATCATGCTGATCTTCTTCATCGTGACTACTTCATTCGTTAAAGAAGCGGGTATTGAAGTCAATAAACCAAAAGCAGCACAAGCAAGTAAGCAAAAAAATGCAAATATTTTTATTGCTATCAATGCACGTGGTGAAGTTCATATGGACAAGAGTGTTGTTGATATCGAACGTGTATCTGCGAAACTTGAAAGTTTATTAGCTGAACAGCCTACTGATGTTGTAATTATCCAAGCGGATAAAGAAGCAAAACATGGTATCGTTGTTAAAGTAATGGATGCTATCAAGACGACAGGTGTTTCTAGAATTTCTATTGCAGGAGTTCCTTGA
- a CDS encoding energy transducer TonB → MIRFLFSLIAGGAVTFGLFFFMAFLISSGDKRAEDEKEKIIVEIMTNPPESKVQQRRRVPPPPPPPPKQPPKPQPPQPDNSTPDAGALSFNMPSINVGGSAGGLSGPGAFGRDGDATPIVRIEPKYPVQAARDGKEGWVQLSFTINELGGVEDVKVINAEPKRIFDREAKRALRKWKYKPKVVDGKAMKQPGLQVQLDFKINQG, encoded by the coding sequence ATGATTCGTTTTCTGTTTTCACTTATTGCAGGTGGGGCAGTTACTTTCGGCTTGTTCTTTTTCATGGCCTTTCTTATCTCCAGTGGAGATAAGAGAGCTGAAGATGAAAAAGAAAAAATCATAGTCGAAATTATGACGAATCCGCCTGAGTCGAAGGTGCAGCAGCGTAGACGTGTTCCGCCTCCGCCGCCGCCGCCGCCAAAACAGCCGCCTAAGCCGCAGCCACCACAACCGGACAACAGTACACCTGATGCCGGAGCTTTGTCATTTAATATGCCAAGCATCAATGTAGGTGGTTCAGCTGGAGGACTGAGTGGTCCAGGTGCTTTTGGTCGTGATGGTGATGCTACACCTATCGTTCGAATTGAACCTAAATACCCAGTGCAAGCTGCACGTGATGGTAAAGAAGGTTGGGTGCAGTTATCTTTCACTATCAATGAACTTGGTGGTGTTGAAGATGTTAAAGTTATAAACGCTGAACCAAAACGTATATTTGACCGCGAAGCAAAACGTGCTCTACGTAAGTGGAAGTACAAGCCTAAAGTTGTTGATGGTAAAGCCATGAAACAACCAGGCCTTCAAGTTCAATTAGACTTTAAAATTAACCAAGGTTAA
- a CDS encoding tetratricopeptide repeat protein, producing the protein MKNLSKVTALALLISLGGSVVSPTVMAKPNYEEIEKRKKAKTKIMGERTGKKVVKAFDLYNEEDIDGALALLLELKPSNAFDKATVNFYLGQLNAQKENYSAAVKYMKLAISEDVLNFKDQAQSMKLMGDLYAGTKKYKEAKEIYMDWMDFTGEEDANVYIRIAQANYELKAFKDVIAPADRAIALEKPDDRKKAPYDLKIGAFYELKDYKNVVKVAETVLKTWPEMPKSWTQLGKFYMQVEDYKKGLSTMEMAYKNGHFETEVDYKILTSFYSLNEIPYKAGALFEKAMKEDKVKRTKQNVMAMASYFHQSKEIAKASKYYQEAGKFDNDAELYRKSGALLLQSEKFSQSVKALNKALELGSKKKGRIYADLADAYFQQEKYKKAYSAIMESAKDPKTRKFAKSWSSFIKEKAARKGVKI; encoded by the coding sequence ATGAAAAACTTGTCAAAAGTAACAGCTCTTGCCCTGCTTATCTCTTTGGGTGGTTCTGTTGTTTCACCTACAGTTATGGCTAAGCCTAATTACGAAGAAATTGAAAAACGTAAAAAAGCTAAAACCAAAATAATGGGTGAGCGTACAGGTAAAAAAGTAGTTAAAGCATTTGATCTTTATAATGAAGAAGATATAGATGGTGCACTTGCTCTTTTACTTGAACTGAAACCTTCTAATGCATTTGATAAAGCAACAGTTAATTTTTACTTAGGGCAGTTAAATGCTCAAAAAGAAAATTATTCTGCAGCTGTTAAATACATGAAACTGGCTATTTCTGAAGATGTTCTTAACTTTAAAGACCAAGCTCAATCTATGAAATTGATGGGTGATTTGTATGCAGGTACTAAAAAATACAAAGAAGCTAAAGAAATTTACATGGATTGGATGGACTTTACAGGTGAAGAAGATGCCAATGTTTACATCCGAATTGCACAAGCTAACTATGAGCTTAAAGCATTTAAAGATGTAATTGCACCAGCAGATCGTGCCATTGCATTGGAAAAACCTGATGACCGTAAAAAAGCACCATATGATTTAAAAATCGGTGCTTTTTATGAGCTAAAAGACTACAAAAATGTAGTTAAAGTTGCTGAAACTGTACTTAAAACTTGGCCAGAAATGCCTAAGTCTTGGACTCAGTTAGGTAAATTTTACATGCAAGTTGAAGACTATAAAAAAGGTCTTTCAACCATGGAAATGGCTTATAAAAACGGTCACTTTGAAACAGAAGTTGATTATAAAATATTAACTAGCTTCTATTCTCTTAACGAAATCCCTTACAAAGCCGGTGCATTATTTGAAAAGGCAATGAAAGAAGATAAAGTTAAGCGTACTAAGCAAAATGTTATGGCGATGGCAAGTTACTTCCATCAGTCAAAAGAGATTGCTAAGGCTTCAAAGTACTACCAAGAAGCAGGTAAGTTTGATAACGATGCTGAATTGTATCGTAAATCAGGCGCGTTATTGCTACAGAGCGAGAAATTCTCACAATCTGTTAAAGCATTAAACAAAGCTCTTGAGTTAGGTTCTAAAAAGAAAGGTCGTATTTATGCTGATTTAGCTGATGCTTATTTCCAGCAAGAAAAATACAAGAAAGCTTATTCTGCAATTATGGAATCAGCTAAAGATCCTAAAACACGTAAATTTGCGAAAAGTTGGTCTTCTTTTATTAAAGAAAAAGCAGCACGTAAAGGCGTTAAGATCTAA
- a CDS encoding tRNA-dihydrouridine synthase, translated as MKLILAPMEGVVDFNMRQLLTDIGGFDLCVTEFVRIVDQILSPKVYHRYCPELLTKGKTRAGTPVRVQLLGQDANYLAENAIVASELGSHGIDLNFGCPAKTVNKSKGGAVLLKTPEHIYEIVKKVREAVPLSNEVSAKIRLGFDDDTLSQEIFDAINQAGANTITIHARTKKDGYRPPAYWEKIKPLMDKPHAMQVIANGEVWNLDDYKRCQLKSGCVDVMLGRGALAKPDLAKQIYCANLSQEYSELSWQSILVYIINSSMHNEEPKKEKYFSSRTKQWLRFLLLTYPQASDLFNDIKRLKLKDDVLNMLKQHAKVI; from the coding sequence ATGAAACTGATTTTAGCACCTATGGAAGGTGTAGTTGATTTTAATATGCGACAGCTACTTACTGACATTGGTGGTTTCGATTTATGCGTAACAGAGTTTGTTCGTATTGTTGATCAAATATTATCACCTAAAGTTTATCATCGTTATTGTCCTGAACTCCTTACAAAAGGCAAAACAAGAGCTGGCACCCCAGTTAGAGTACAGCTATTAGGCCAAGATGCAAATTACTTAGCTGAAAATGCAATTGTCGCATCAGAGCTTGGTTCGCACGGTATCGATCTTAATTTTGGATGCCCAGCTAAAACAGTGAATAAAAGTAAAGGTGGTGCAGTATTATTAAAAACACCTGAGCATATATATGAAATAGTAAAAAAAGTACGAGAAGCGGTCCCTTTAAGCAATGAAGTATCAGCTAAAATTCGCTTAGGTTTTGACGATGATACTTTATCGCAAGAAATATTTGATGCAATTAATCAAGCCGGCGCTAATACCATTACTATTCATGCAAGAACTAAAAAAGACGGCTATCGTCCTCCTGCATATTGGGAAAAAATAAAACCTTTAATGGATAAACCTCACGCCATGCAAGTTATTGCTAATGGTGAAGTTTGGAATTTAGATGATTATAAAAGGTGCCAATTAAAAAGTGGCTGTGTTGATGTTATGTTAGGTCGTGGTGCATTAGCTAAACCGGATCTGGCTAAGCAAATATACTGTGCTAATTTATCTCAAGAGTACTCTGAATTATCTTGGCAAAGTATATTAGTTTATATTATTAATTCTTCAATGCACAATGAAGAACCTAAAAAAGAAAAGTACTTTTCCTCTAGAACGAAACAGTGGTTGAGGTTTTTATTGCTAACATACCCGCAAGCAAGTGATTTATTTAATGATATAAAACGCTTAAAATTAAAGGATGATGTTTTAAATATGCTAAAACAACATGCAAAGGTCATTTAA